The DNA region TTCTAAACGGTAAGCTCACCGGCTTGTTCATGCGCTACGCCGCAAGCGGACAGAGCCCTGGAAACCCCATATCCGGTACGTGCTACCCGCCAAACAACCCCACAACTACTGTGAGCAGTGGCCAGTTAGGCACTCTCAACAACAATCAGGGAGTCCTCGCTGGGCAGTCCATCACATGCAGATTCAACGCTGGGCTTCAAGCCGGCGCCCAGTACACCTACATCATACTCGCCGTAGACGGCAACACCGGCAAAGAGGTGCAAATCGCCAAAGGCGTAATAACTGTCGGCATATCGTAAAACACAACTTTTTCCTATCCCTTTCCCAAAATTTTTCCGTCTCTCCTCTCGTCCTATCTATGGGAGCTAAGTGGATAATGGCGGTGACACTCGCCACAATTGCGCTGGGCCAGTGGGCGTCGTGGTACCCACCAGGGGGGCTTATAATACCGGCTAGTCCAATAAACGCCACATACTTCTCGGCATATCTCGGCGGCAAGACGGTATACATTGCACAAGAGGGTCTCCTATTCCTCGGCACCGGCGAAGAACACGGAGCCATCATGCAGTACCTCTACTCCCTTTGTAGATACGTGGCAATAGACGTGAAAAATGCAACTCAAATAGACGATTACACAGTGTTGTGGGCCGCCGACGTCTACTGCGGAAACGGCACCATGTGGATGCCGCTGAGGTGGCTACCCCTCAGGTTTTCGGCGTATGTAGGGGCGGTGCAGTTCGTCAACGCCGCCAACGCCACTGTATTAACCCCAATCGGCGTGTTCTACAACGTGATGCCAGCCGGCTGGTACTACGACCCCGCTACTAAATCGGTGTTCCAAATCCCCCAGCACAACTACACGCTGATACTTCAGCTAGGTGCCCTATACGCCCAGCTCTCCGACTTGAAGAAGCAGTTACAGACGCTCTCGCAGAACAAGACGGCGCTTGAGTCGGCTGTGGCCCAGCTCTCTGCCAAAATTGCGGAGCTGGAGAGGCAACGCAAGTTGCTGGAAGATGCGCTTAGGGCTAGAGATGCCCAGATTCAGTCTCTGCAATCTGCTTTACAGGCGGCGAGAAACGAGGCGGAGGCGTTTAGGAGACAGCTGGAGTCGGCGAAGGCGGAAAACGTCGCCTTGGCCGAGAAAATAAGAGCTGTCAACCAAACCTGGGCCTCCAAGGTAGAACAACTACAAGTGGAACTCTCCCAGCTACGGCTACAAGCCGCGGCAGAGGGGGAGAGCAACGGCTTCAACTCCCTGCCGTTTTTGGTACTGGCGCTGGGAGGACTCTTAGCCGCCTTGTTTGTCTACCGGAAGAAGAAAGCCGAAGAGTAGGAATGAGGTGAGAGGTGCGAAATGCCGTTTTTTACTGCCTCCTCAGAAGGGGGAGCTCTTCTTATTCGGGCTCCTTTCTCGGTTTTTCTCTTCTCTCTCTATCAGCTCCGTGGTTTAGCAGGAGTTCGCGTATCGCCGACCTAATAGCCTCCCTTTGGCTTGAGGAGAGGTCGCGCCTAACCAACTCCTCTATTTGCTGTAGCATCTTCGGCGATAGGTGTACTGAGATAAGCACCATCTTCTCGCCATCCCTCTTGGGCATGTGCCATGTTAAGTGCCACTGGATAAACCCTCTGCATGTCAGCCGCATTCTACCCATTAGCGGTGGGCTAGGACTAAGATTTATCCGCCGTCAGCGGTAGCCATTTATGTCGAGAGATCCACATGGCTGGGCCTGGGCGTCTAGGAAACTACGCGGAGTAGAGGACGTAGTTGCCGCCGCGGTATTTACTGTAGCCACGGCGGCCCTCGTAACATTTGCCGTTGTGGTGATGGCGCCGTTCCCTCAGTCCAAGATAGTAGAAGTGCCGATTTCACCTTCTAAAGACGCGCCGGTTAGACGTGTATACGTCTACAACTATACCGATGCCAACGGCTACGTGCAGATCTATGCGATTGAGTACGAGGGAAGTGACGTGGAGACCTTCCGCCAGGCAATTGGCGTCTTCGGCCGCCTAATCGCCGTTTTCGACGTATACCCCGGCGGCTACCGTTGCCAGAAGTACGTCCCTTACCCCGTGAAATTAGGAGAAGACCCCTACAACGGCTTATGGTGCCCTCCGCCGTTTGAAAACAAGACCGTAGCCGGCTGCACGCCGATTGGGCTCACCTCCCGCGGCCGCTGGTTGCAGGTACAATACAGGTGCTCATGATAGCCGTAAGGGACTTTTTGATATTCGCCTCTCTCGCCTTCATCGCCGTTGCGTTCATAGCATCCCTTTTCCCAGTGAGGGAGGGGGTCACCCCCATTACCCAGTGCTCTGACTGCGCCTTTAAACTCACCGGGCCATACTCTATTGTTCAGTATGGTAACTACGCCGCGGTTCAGCTGGGCGCGCGGCAGGTGGCGAGGTACGGCTGGGCCTACGTGGACGGCCGCCCTCTGAGGCCGGGCGATGTGGCCAGCTGCTACCCACAGCCGATGTACCTCTGGGTTATCGGGGGGATTGCCTACGTCTCGTGCGCCGGTGGGGAGCCCATCGTGGGGGTTAGCTACGCCGTGTCGTATACTCCTCCTCTCCTGCACCCCGCCGAGTTCCTCAAGCTAGAAATCACGTACCACCACGGCTACCCCCATGGTTGCCGCAACAACGTCCACGTGACATGGGGCTCCACAAGTGCTGACTTCTGTAGTAGCTCAAACCCCGGATACGCCATTCTTTGGATTGACCTAACCACAGGGCAACGCGTACGAGAGCCCCCCGGCGTCACGTGCAACCCAGCCGCGCCTACAAGCGTTGAGAGGTACTCCTCGGGTAGCGTGAGCGACCTTAACGTAGAGCAGGCTGGGAACAAGGTATCGTTCAACGGAAACGGATATGTTGCACAATACGGCTTTGCTGCAAGCGTGAGGAATCTACGCCTAACAGTTTACGTGCTCGACACATGGGCAATCGATTGGGGCCAAGGAGCTGACGTCTACTTCTACTTGTGTAGTTGATATGTGGTCTTTTGCCTACGGCCTAATAGCCCTGGCCCTGGCCTCATTTGTGGTGATGTACGCCGCGTTGCACACGCCCAGCTTTGCCTCAGTCAACATCGCCGACCAGCTCTACAACGCCAAGAGGGTGCTATACGCCTACCGCCCGTGGCTCGTCACTGACAACCTCACCGCCTTCAACGAGGGGGTGAACATGACGTATGTGGTGATGACGTATAAGCCGGCTGTCGACGGCCAGCTGGGGGTGGTCTACTTCCCCCTCTACCTCCCCTACGCCTACAAGGGCGAAAAGGCCGAGCGCAACCTCAAATACGCCGTATACCTGGGGCTTAGGGAGTGTAGGCCGGCTGTCTTTAGTTCAGGTAGTCCGGCAGTGCTGTACGTAGTGGATGTGGCTCTCCCACAGCTGATGCCCTGGCTTGAGGTCTACGCGCTGGTGCCGCGCAACTTGACGGTGATGCTCCGGTACTACTACGGCTTGTACAAGAGCCGGGGGGAGCCGCCCGTATTTCTCTTAGACGACCCCTACTACGGGAGGAGGAACGAGGGGCTTCCCGAGCTCAACTTTACACAACTCGTTAAGGCTGAGTGGGCGCTAGTGAGGAGGCCAGACGGCGTGAATACGCTGTACGTCACGGCGCCAGCAGAGGCGGTGGGGATATACGTAGTGGAGTATCCCCTGGCTCTGCCCCTTAGTTGCTGGGATGAAGAGCTGTCGGCATATACGCACAGCGAGCCGGCGGATATCAGCCCTCCGATCAACCCCCTGCAACCGCCTTCGCCGAGGTGAAGGTTTATCCCCTTCTCCCAAGCCCGGGGCTATGAGGCTTATCCCGCTCTTGCTCCTCACAGCCGTCGCGGCGCTGGCCGGGGCTGGGTGTGAGCGCGTCGGCGAGGTGGACTACGCGCAGTACGCAGACGCGGCTATCTCATTCAGCTTCGGCGCCTCGGCGCCCTATTGGGGAGACCTAGACACTAGTTTGCTTAGAGGCCTCCCCACAGTTGAGGTCTGGGGACTCCCGCTTAGAAACGCCTCCAGCGTGGCAATCGCCTCCGCCGCCTCGACTGCCCTCTGGGATAGAGACCTCATGTATACAGTAGAGGTGAGCCACTTCGACGGCTCGTGGGTACTCGGCCGCTACAAGTGCAACGACACATATGGCTACATCTACTTCTTTTACAAGGTAGAGCAGGAGCCGTCCACGAGAACAGCCACCTTTACCTTCACCGTGCCGAGAGACAAGGCGTATTTCGCCGACAGCCGCATGCTGAGGGTGGCGGTGCCTCCGCAACACTACTACTCTCCGGTGTGTAGCGACGTCTACTACTATTGCCCCTTCACCGACTACTGCTATCCTGTCTGTGCGCCGTACAGCAAGGAAAACACCGCCACAGCCTCTGGGCCCGGCTGGTGGTATGCTCTAATGGTCAACGGCGTGCCGGCTGGAGGGGAGTACTCCGCATATGGCATTACTGTCAAGATGCCGAATCCTTGGGCCTATTCCGGCACCATATCCCTAACTACTGACCTAGGCGGCGCCTTTCTGAGTAGCGTCAATATACGCGCTCTAGGAGAGCCGGCGGACTGGGGGGAGATCGTATTCAAGCCGCCTAAACCGGTTCCGCTGTACATCTCACGAGTAGTCAAGCTACCGACCCAGGACTGGCAGTCTCTGACAAGCCCGCCCGACTCATTTCTAATCAGCATGGCTGGCAATGCCACTTGGAAGGGGGAGCAATGGGCGTGGGAGTTTACACTTGCGTCTATTGCCTACAAGACGTCGTTTTGGCTAAGGCCGTACGTAGTTGTAAGAGACTTAATCAACCACGAGGTGAGGTTAAGGGCGCCCTACGGCTCAGTCATCCGCGCCGATGTTGCTGTTGTCTGGTTCCTAGACGCCGAGGGGAGGCGGGCGTGGGTGGCATCCTATCCCACATCGCTGAGAATTGCAGACTCAGACGGCAACATTCTAGATTACGAGGAGCTTGGAAAAAGGAGGAAGCTCGCCTTTGCCATAGACTCGGCGTATAGCGGGCCTCCCAAGGGCATAAACCCGGCCTCTGTTGCTACGGGCATCGACTCGTCTACGCCGGTTGTTGAAACAGCTTGGTACTCCCACCCCTATCCCTGTAGTCAGTGGCCGGTGATATACCGTTGCGTATACGCCCAGCACGTATACACCAAGGCAAACGGCACATGGGTGGGGTATTCGAGAGTCGGCCCGCAAGGCGGGGGATGGCCGATGAACAAAATCGTGTTGGTGGACTTCCTAAGCCTTAACAACTGGTTTCTAGGCGGCGCCGGCGACGTGATGAAGTTGCTGTGGGGAGACCCCGTCCTATACTTCTGGCACACGTACCGGATTAGGTCTTGGGCCTTTAATCCTCAAACCGGAGATTGGGATATAGAGGGCTCCGTCACGCTGTCTCCGCCCCACGCCGCGTCTCTTGTCTACGAGGTGTATGGCCACGAGCAGTACAAGAAGACCACCCGGAGTCCTAGCCCGACGGATAAGCTCTACCACGCCGCGGCGGGGCCTGCGTGGGCGCCTGAGGGTCTGCAAGACGTACTTGATGTCTCCGCGGCGCCGGGCTTCGCCGACGTGACGCCGCTGGGCGCCTCCACAATCGTCTCAGACCTAGGGCCGTTTCTCATATCCCTCATCCCCACCACCGCGTGTAGGGGGCCTATGTGTCTCCGGGTTGATGAGGAGCTGTGGGGCCCCGCCCCGCCGCCGACGCCGGATTTAGCCCTTCCCGGCGCAGGATACTCCTTCATGTTCACCTGGCTGGGCAAGCCGGCCTACGCCGACGTGAAGATTTACGTAGAGATGGGCTACGTGGTCCAGCCAGACGGAACACGCCGCGAGGTCTCGGACTACCTACTCGCCGAGATTTCCAGGGAGTGGAGGCCTCTCGACAGCGTGTTCGTGGGGCCGGGGTGGTGGATTAGCTACCTTCCCCTAGGCCCATGCGAAGCGCTGGGTCTGGGAAGCAAGGCAGTATACGTGACGCCGCATGGCTGGGTTGGGCCCGTTAAGATTTTAGTCGAAATTAACAACACGCGGTACGAGGGGGCCTTTGTGGTATCCGACGACGTGTCTCTTGTGGCGAACACCACCACCCCGGCTCCAGACGTGTTGACTTCGCCTGGGTTGGTTCAGACCGTCTCCTTCTTCCTAAACGGCGCGCCGTACTTCCACGGGCTGTACGGCCTTGGGGAGGGCGGGAGGCAGTACCCATTTACCTGCACATCAACGCGGATAGCCGCCAAGACGCAGTACGGCAGAGATGTCTGGGCCGACGCCTCCCAGCTGACGGTTTCGGGGGACTTCTGGGGCTTTATCCAGCTTTGGGGCGTTGTGAAGGTTGAAGACGCCTACTCCCGCCCCGTCTTCGAGGTGGTGGACTGGAGCCGCGGTCTAGTGAAAATCACGGCAGACAGCCCAGTGGTCGGCTTCGCCTTCTACCAACAGCGGAATGGGGGTTGGATCAAGGTGGGGGAGGTAGCGGGAGACGTGCCCTTCCCTGTGAGGTGCGTTGTGGTAAACGCGTCTAAGATATTCCCCTGGGACCCGGTCCGCGTCTTGCCGCTGGTCTCGCAGAGCGTAAAGGCGAGGATAGGCGATACCATAACTCTCTGGAGACCTGCGGATAGGCTGTTATTCAAGACATGGGCCGACGACGTGGGATATCCCAAAGGCGCTAGAAGCGAGTTGCAAATCGTAGGCACATGCTGACGCTGAGGGCGTTGCTCATCCTCGCCGCCGCGACGGCCGCCACCGCGGCCGCGGCGCTGGGGGTGTTCATCTCCATCCAACACGCCGACCCCTATACGAAAAACGCGGCCGAGGCAATAGCCGCGGGGAAGCCGGTCAAGGCGCCTAATCCGGTTTCGATTATTGCGTATAGGGTTAACTACACCAGAGGCGACGCGGCGCATCCCTACGTGCTGACGGACAAGCCCGGCGTCTTCCCGCCCCTATACGCCTTGGGGGTCGGGAACGGCTGTCCAACCCAGCTCCCGCCGGCGTTTTACAACAAGACGTACACAGCGGCTAACAACACCGTACACACTACCGGTTGCTCCTACGTGCTTCCGTATGTGGAGAGGTCTAGGGTAACCCACTACGTCGCCCTCTGCCGCGGAGGCACAGACCTCCGCGCCGAGGTTGTGGAGGAGGACTACGGCCTGGTAATCAGGGCGGTACTTGTGGATTGTTGAAACCTCCTCTTTTTTCAAAATTTTTCCCCCTCTCCCTCTTTAATTTCCATGAGGCTGGAGCTGGCCTTGATCCCCGTCTTGTTCGGCTTCGCCGTAGCCGTCATGTTGTTCGCAAAGCCGGTGGAGGTGAACAAGCCCGATTTATCCTCCATCTTCGTCTACTGGCCGGAGGCATTTAGATATGCCGAAGGCGGTGACGCATTAGCAATTTATCGCATCACCAGTCTTGTGGCCTGCGCCGTAAAAGGCGTTATTGACGCCCCTCCAGGTCTGTCATACAGAGTACTGGCTCTAAGTTGCAGATTTAAGCCATGACAGACGACCTACTCCAAATAGTGGCAATTACCGTCTTTTCAATACTTGTTCTCACGCTTTTTCTCCTAATATTCCCATACGTCTCCACTCCTGCAGTTTGCCAAGCAACGAGACTTGTCCTCGAGAATCCAGGGTCGGAGATTATAGTATATGGTAGGTTTAGAGTCAGCAACGACACTTACTTTGTATACTTCTCATGCTGCCTTCAAATTCCAAAAGAAAAAATACAAGTAATTTACAAGACGGAGGGGAAATTGGTTATAGGTACCACCGCTGATGGTTTCCTCTACGTGAGATAATTTTCTCAACGCGCAACGTACACCGCTATGCAGATTTCTGATAGTATAGAGATTAAGACTACGGGACTGGTTAGATATCTCAGCCCGCCGATAACAAAAACATCCATGTTGGGGCGCTATAAGCGGAGTCATGCTATATAGTTATAAATAGTAAAAAATCCCATAAGCGTGTATCTTACAAAGAAGAGCAGGCTGTTAAAAGACCCACATGACATAAGGATGTGCGACAATTCTGCCTCTTCCTCGGTTGTATTTGTAGGTATTCCATGGGATGGCGCCGTGGCTGGGAGACCCGGCGCCCGCTTAGGTCCGGCAAAAATTAGAACAGCTTTTTGCAACCTTCCCAAACGCGCCGATGTAGAAGACCTAGGAGATGTAGATGTGGTTATAGGCGATCCAGCAGAGACTTGGCAGAGAGTAGAGAAGACCTTTAGATCTCTAAAAGATCGGCAACAAATTCTCGTCGCCGGAGGAGACCACTCTGTGACGCCCTATGTTTATCGCGGCTTATCAGAAGGGAGAAAAATCAGCTACGTAGTCCTCGACGCCCATTTTGATCTTAGAACAGTTTCTGAAGGTCTTACCAGCGGCATGGCTACGCGATTAGTAAAGGAATCAGGTGGTGATATCCCCATCACGGTAATTGGAATAAGAGAGTGGTCAAACCCCTCGTACATGTTTTCTCTAGCCGATAAGATGGGAATTGAGTATTACACTATTGAACAGATACACAAACTCGGCATAGAGGAAGTCGCCGATAGAGTTTACCAACAGCATAGAAATTACAAAGCTTATCTGAGCATAGACCTAGACGTTGTCGATCCCGCTTTTGCGCCTGGCGTCAACGCCCCAAGCCCCGGCGGGTTAACTTCTAGAGAAGTCTTAATACTGGTATCACATCTCAGCAAAGCGCTAAAACCCATTGCAGTAGATACAGTCGAGGTTTCGCCTCCTTACGACGTCGGCGACATCACCTCCAACCTAGCCGCCGTATTGTTATATACGTCCATATGGAGCCGGTAGAGCTTGGAGAAAAGCTAACACTTATCGATGTTGTTAAAGTAGCTACCTTCGGAGCACCGGTAGTAATACCTGGTGATACGCGCCGGAAAATTGAACAGGCGCACAGCGCCTATCTAGAAGCCTTGCAAAAAGGCGTTGAAATATACGGAGTTACCACAGGACTTGGGGAATTGGTAAAAGTCAAAACGGTCGCGCAAGGTAGTAGGATTATTGTTGAACATGCCGTAGGGGTAGGCGACCGGTCTCCCCGAGAATGGGTGAGAGCCGCCTTGTTAATTAGGGCCCATCAGCTAGCCCTTGGCTACAGCGGCGTTAAGCCGGCCGTAGTTGAGATGTTAGCAGAATTATTGAATAGAGACATCACGCCGGTAGTGCCTATATACGGAAGCGTAGGGGCAAGCGGCGACTTAGCCCCCCTATCTCACATAGCATTAGCACTGCTAGGAGAGGGGCATGTTAAATACAAAGGCGAGATTGTGCCTGCAGAGGAAGCTTTGAGAAAAGAGGGACTAGAGCCGCTACTTCTCGACCCGCGAGACGCGCTGGCGCTTATTAACGGAACCTCCTTCTCAACAGCTGTTTTGGCAATGGCAATTGCTAAGGTGGAAAACTTGTTGGATAAATACCTAGCATATCTACCTTTATATCTTCACGCAGTCAGGGCAAATTATAAGGCGCTTCTCCCAGAAACCCAAGTGAAAAGACACTACGGTATGAAGAAAATCGCCGAGGCTATCCAATACGCGACGCCGGGAAAGAGATTACATGACCCATACTCCGTCCGGTGTATACCCCAGGTCCTAGGCCCTCTCTACGACGTCTTGAAATGGGCCAGAGAGGTTGTGGAAAATGAGATAAACTCCCCTAGCGACAACCCCATTTTTACAGATCGTGGCCCCGTTCCTACTTGTCATTTCCACGGCCAATACATAGCTATGGCGGCTGATTCGCTTGCAACCGCCTTGGCAATTTGGGCAAATTTACTCGAAAGACAAATAGCACAACTCCTAAGGAGTGATATTACGGGCAAACCTGAGTTTCTCGCCAAGGAGCCAGGAAGCGTAGGCGATATGATTTACCACTACACAGCCGCGTCGCTTGTAGCAAAAATTAGAACTCTCGCAACGCCTTATTCAGTACAAAACATACCTACTAGCGGATTCCAAGAAGACGTAAATTCTATGAGCCTTGGCGCCGCAATAAGAATTCATGAAATAATAAAATTACTTATAGACATATTATCTATACATTCAGTAGTTACACATGATGCAACAGATTGTATAGACTGCCAATTACACATAGAAAAAATATACAGTACAATTTCAGATTTGGTCAAGAAATCAACTATTCCTAGTGAACGGATAAAAGCCGTCTCGGCAATATGGTCATAATAAGGGCGAAGCAACTTGTAACTGCTTTAAACATGCCCTGGAGATACAGAGACGAAGTCGCCGTAATTAACGACGCCGCTGTCGTGATTAGAGACGGCGTGATAATAGACGTCGGCACGTGGGAAGAAATAAAACGAAGACATCCACATGCCAATATTTGGGATTTCGGCGACAATCTCATAACGCCAGGCCTAGTGGACCCACATACGCACTTACTTTTTGCAGGTTCGCGAGAAGACGAGCTTGAAAGAAAGCTACAGGGCGAGTCGTACGAAGAAATAACGAGAAAAGGCGGCGGCATATACAAAACCGTGAAATATACGAAAGAGACAAGCGACCAAGAGCTGTTGAATATCCTACAGAAAAGAATTCAATTAGCTACATCTTTTGGCACAACAACAGTTGAGGTAAAAACTGGATATGGGCTAGACATAGATCAAGAACTGAGACTCGCCAGAATTTTAAAGAGCGTGAAAAGCCCCATAGACGTAGTCACAACATTTCTAGTACACATCCCGCCGCCGGCAGGAAGAGAAAATTATGTAAAAGAAGTGCTTAAGGCCATTCCACATGCTGGCACAACATATGTAGACGTCTTCTGTGACTCTATAGCGTTTAATGTGGAGGAGACAAGAACTATTTTGAAGAAGGCCGCCGAGGCCGGCTACAAGCTTAGGCTACATGCAGACGAGCTTGAGTACATAGGATGTAGCGACTTGGTAGAAGAATTGCCTATAGACTCAGCCGACCATCTCCTAAATACGCCGCCTGAGAATGTAAGAAAAATCGCAAAATCCGGAACAGTGGCGACTCTGCTACCGGTTACTATTCTTACACTCAGAACGTCTAAAAAACCGCCCATTGATGAGATGAGGCGACTTAGAGTTCCCATAGCTATAGGAACAGACTTTAGCCCTAACAGCTGGTGTCTAAACATGCAAACGGCAATAGAACTCGCAGTATATCTCCTGGGGCTCACCCCCTTAGAGGCGCTGATTGCCGCTACGGCTAACGCCGCCTACAGCCTACGTCTTACAGACAGGGGGATTATCCAGCCGGGCAAAATTGCAGACTTGGTAATATGGGATGTACCGAACTACCACTGGCTCGCGTATGAAATTGGCAGAAATAAGGCGAAGCTTGTACTGAAAAAAGGGGAGCCACTACGGTTTCTCTAAGTTTTTCTTAACCTCCTCGTATTCCTTCCACTCCTCCTTTACCCTCTTGTAGGTGTATTCGCTTATTCTCCCCTCGCGCCAAGCTTCTTCAACTACACGCAACGATTTTTCTTCTAGCCTCTTATGTATCGGAATTCTAACCCCTTTCGTAAGAGCAGTTTTTAAGGCTCTTGGATACCCCGCATGGGCGTGCCTCACGACTCCAATCCCGGGATCTACTGTGAACACCCTCAAGGCCTTCTCCTCCGCCAGCTGTGTACCATCGACCACCATGCCAAATCCACAGTGAAGAGAATAGCCAATCCCAACGCCGCCTCCGTGGTGGAAGCACGTCCAAGTAGCTCCCACCGCGGTGTTAAGAGCGTAGTTTAGCACAGGCCAATCTCCTACGGCGTCGCTACCGTCCAGCATCCCCTCAGTTTCTCTAAACGGGGAAGCCACAGAACCAGTGTCTAAGTGGTCTCTACCAAACCAAATTGGGCCAGATAACTCGCCTCTCCTAACCATCTCGCTTACGATTTTCCCAAATTCTGCGCGTTCCCCATATCCTAGGTAAACCACTCTTGCGGGCAACCCCTGGAACTTGACATACTTCTTGGCGTTTTGAATCCACCTTACAAGTCTCCAGTTCCTGCTGTAGACGGTAAGAATCACATCGTCGAGCTTGTAGATATCTTTTGGCTCCCCCACAAGGCTCGTCCATCTAAATGGTCCCCTCCCTTCTTC from Pyrobaculum arsenaticum DSM 13514 includes:
- the hutI gene encoding imidazolonepropionase, which codes for MVIIRAKQLVTALNMPWRYRDEVAVINDAAVVIRDGVIIDVGTWEEIKRRHPHANIWDFGDNLITPGLVDPHTHLLFAGSREDELERKLQGESYEEITRKGGGIYKTVKYTKETSDQELLNILQKRIQLATSFGTTTVEVKTGYGLDIDQELRLARILKSVKSPIDVVTTFLVHIPPPAGRENYVKEVLKAIPHAGTTYVDVFCDSIAFNVEETRTILKKAAEAGYKLRLHADELEYIGCSDLVEELPIDSADHLLNTPPENVRKIAKSGTVATLLPVTILTLRTSKKPPIDEMRRLRVPIAIGTDFSPNSWCLNMQTAIELAVYLLGLTPLEALIAATANAAYSLRLTDRGIIQPGKIADLVIWDVPNYHWLAYEIGRNKAKLVLKKGEPLRFL
- a CDS encoding HAL/PAL/TAL family ammonia-lyase; the encoded protein is MEPVELGEKLTLIDVVKVATFGAPVVIPGDTRRKIEQAHSAYLEALQKGVEIYGVTTGLGELVKVKTVAQGSRIIVEHAVGVGDRSPREWVRAALLIRAHQLALGYSGVKPAVVEMLAELLNRDITPVVPIYGSVGASGDLAPLSHIALALLGEGHVKYKGEIVPAEEALRKEGLEPLLLDPRDALALINGTSFSTAVLAMAIAKVENLLDKYLAYLPLYLHAVRANYKALLPETQVKRHYGMKKIAEAIQYATPGKRLHDPYSVRCIPQVLGPLYDVLKWAREVVENEINSPSDNPIFTDRGPVPTCHFHGQYIAMAADSLATALAIWANLLERQIAQLLRSDITGKPEFLAKEPGSVGDMIYHYTAASLVAKIRTLATPYSVQNIPTSGFQEDVNSMSLGAAIRIHEIIKLLIDILSIHSVVTHDATDCIDCQLHIEKIYSTISDLVKKSTIPSERIKAVSAIWS
- a CDS encoding arginase family protein — translated: MYLTKKSRLLKDPHDIRMCDNSASSSVVFVGIPWDGAVAGRPGARLGPAKIRTAFCNLPKRADVEDLGDVDVVIGDPAETWQRVEKTFRSLKDRQQILVAGGDHSVTPYVYRGLSEGRKISYVVLDAHFDLRTVSEGLTSGMATRLVKESGGDIPITVIGIREWSNPSYMFSLADKMGIEYYTIEQIHKLGIEEVADRVYQQHRNYKAYLSIDLDVVDPAFAPGVNAPSPGGLTSREVLILVSHLSKALKPIAVDTVEVSPPYDVGDITSNLAAVLLYTSIWSR
- a CDS encoding ribbon-helix-helix domain-containing protein — encoded protein: MPKRDGEKMVLISVHLSPKMLQQIEELVRRDLSSSQREAIRSAIRELLLNHGADRERREKPRKEPE